The sequence below is a genomic window from Polaribacter vadi.
TTTTTCGTTAAGAAAATCTAAAGGTTTACTCTTTAATAATTACTATTTGCTGAATCTCATTTCCTAAATGATCCATTACTGTAAATTGATATTCGCCAACTGTTGGTTTCACAGCAAATTGATGCATTTCTTTTGTAGTGCCTAAAAAAGTAGTATTTGAATACCAATACAAAATAGCATCTTTGTTAGAATGTGCTACTTTTAGAATCAATTCATTCTGTTTCCCATCAAAATTTTTGGGTAAAAAAATGGTGCTTTTTTCTGTGGGATATAAAAATTTCATGACGTTTTTATTTTCCCCCAAACAATCTTCTCTAAACTTTGGTAACGATTTATAAAACGGATTTTTATCTTTATAATAATACTCTAATAATGGTGGCAAAACAAACCAAGATTTCTGTTTAATGTTCTCCAAATTTTCGCAAGATGTATTTACTTGGTAATTTTCTGATTTATCAACATTTACCAACATATGAAAAGGACAAGGTGCTGTTTTTAAACCTGAATTCTGGACATATTCCAGCTTTTTTTCTTCGCAAATTTGTGTAGCTCTAAAACCACTTTTTGTACAAATTTCAATTTCTGACATTTCATCAAAAGGATTCTCAAACCAATCTGATTTTGGCAATTTATCAAAAATATCAAACAAAATTGGAGCAGCAGTTTGCACACCCACCAAACCAGGTCTTCCTTCTCCATCTGCATTGCCAATCCAAACCCCAACTACATAATCTTTGGTAGTACCAATTGCCCAAGCATCTCTAAACCCAAAACTTGTACCTGTTTTCCAAGCAATTTGTTTGGAGGAATCAAAAAACTCCCAGTTTTCTTCTGCATTGGGTCTGTTTACGTCTTTTAAACTTTCAAAAGTTAAGTAAATGGAAGCTGCATCAAAAATTATTTTTTCTTTTGATTTTTTTCCGAAATCAACTTTTTTGTAATCATAAAACGTTGGCTCTGTAAACTCATTGGTAAAATATCTACTCGAATTTTCTGAAAAATGATTTACTGTGGATGCCATTGATGCGTAACTTTTGCATAAATCCCACAAGTTACTTTCTGCACCTCCTAAAGCCAAAGTCAATCCATAATGATTTGCATTTTTTTGTAAATCCTTTAGCTTCAATTTTTGCAAATAATGATGAAATTTCTCCAAACCAAAACCCTGCAACATTCTAACAGTTGGCACGTTTAAAGATTTTGACAACGCTAATTTTGCAGAAACTGCTCCAGCATATTTTTTATCAAAATTTTCTGGTTGATAACTTCCATAATTTGTTGGAATATCTGGAACCAACATATTTGGTAACAACTCTCCAGCATCTAACATTGCTGCATATAAAAACGGTTTTAAAATGCTTCCTGTACTTCTTGGTTTTGTAATAATATCCACATATTTCTGATTTTTATTTGTGGTTGGCGAATTCCCAACATACGTTAAAACTTGCCTTGTTTTTACATCTAAAACCAATACAGCAATATTATTAATTCCGTTTTTTGATAGCTGATTATAGTGGTTTTTTACTATTGTATTTGTTTGAGTTTGTAGTTTTTTATCAATCGTAGTTTTTACAAATTGTCCTTTTTTCTGTTGATTTACTTTCTGTAATAAATGCGTTGTTATTTGCGGAATTCGATATGCTTTTTGTGGGATTTCTTCTAATATTGATAATTCATACGTCAACGAATCAATAACATTTTTAGTTAATAATTTTTTTAATAATCGGTTTCTTTTCACCAATAATTTCTGTTGATTTTTCCCTGGATAAATTAAATTTGGTGCATTTGGTAACAATGCTAAAGTTGCAGCTTCAGACCAAGATAAATCTGATGAACTTCGATTAAAATAACGCCAAGAAGCAGCATCTAAACCAACCACATTTCCACCAAAAGGCGCATTTGAACTCCAATACGTAATTATTTTTTCTTTGGATGCCCTAAACTCCAAACGTGTTGCTAAAATAAGTTCTTTGAGTTTTTCAAAATACGTTCTAGATTTATTATCTCTGCTCAATCGAATTACTTGTTGCGTAATTGTACTTCCTCCTCTTTTTACACTTCCTGCTTTTAAATTTTGCTTTAAAGCATTAAAAATTGAAATCGGATTAAATCCTGGATGACTATAAAAATACTCATCTTCAAACTGAATTAAACAGATTTTAAATTTCTCTGGAACAGCATCATTATGAGGAAATCGCCATTGACCATCTTTTGCAATTAAAGCACCTAAAAGTTCATCATTTTTACTCGTAATTACTGTAGATGTTGGTTTTGTAAATAATTCTTTTGGCAAACAAAACGCATAGAAAATCAACAGAATAACAAGGAATATTGTTTTCTTTTTATGTTTTAATATGTAGTTTTTGATGTTCACTTTTGATATTTTTCTCCCTGTAAGGTTTCAAAAACCTTGTAGGTATTTTCTTTTTTTTAAAGTTTAATTGTCATTTCGAAATGAGCCTTTCTAGGCGATTAAGAAATCTCATAACGTTTTCTAATCGTGTGAGATTTCTCCTATCATCGAAATGACAATTTTACTTTTTGTTTGATCTTATAATTAGCAAATAAAATTTATATCCTACCAAACCTCCAATAAAGGATGATAGTATAAAATTTAAAAAATTCGGTCCAGGATGTCCATTATCAGCTCCTCCTGCACTATAAAAAAGTTTCATAAAAGCATTCATTTCGTTCACATGATAAAAACAAACATCAGGAATTAATAAATCATAAATAATTGTAAAACTTAAAAGAAATAGACCAAATGCGCCAAATGAAATTAAAAAATATTTTAATCCTTTATTCTTTTTCATATCACTTTGAAATTTGATTGAAACATCCACTTTGTCATTTCGAAATGAGCCTTTTTAGGCGAGTGAGAAATCTCATAACGTTTTC
It includes:
- the pbpC gene encoding penicillin-binding protein 1C, giving the protein MNIKNYILKHKKKTIFLVILLIFYAFCLPKELFTKPTSTVITSKNDELLGALIAKDGQWRFPHNDAVPEKFKICLIQFEDEYFYSHPGFNPISIFNALKQNLKAGSVKRGGSTITQQVIRLSRDNKSRTYFEKLKELILATRLEFRASKEKIITYWSSNAPFGGNVVGLDAASWRYFNRSSSDLSWSEAATLALLPNAPNLIYPGKNQQKLLVKRNRLLKKLLTKNVIDSLTYELSILEEIPQKAYRIPQITTHLLQKVNQQKKGQFVKTTIDKKLQTQTNTIVKNHYNQLSKNGINNIAVLVLDVKTRQVLTYVGNSPTTNKNQKYVDIITKPRSTGSILKPFLYAAMLDAGELLPNMLVPDIPTNYGSYQPENFDKKYAGAVSAKLALSKSLNVPTVRMLQGFGLEKFHHYLQKLKLKDLQKNANHYGLTLALGGAESNLWDLCKSYASMASTVNHFSENSSRYFTNEFTEPTFYDYKKVDFGKKSKEKIIFDAASIYLTFESLKDVNRPNAEENWEFFDSSKQIAWKTGTSFGFRDAWAIGTTKDYVVGVWIGNADGEGRPGLVGVQTAAPILFDIFDKLPKSDWFENPFDEMSEIEICTKSGFRATQICEEKKLEYVQNSGLKTAPCPFHMLVNVDKSENYQVNTSCENLENIKQKSWFVLPPLLEYYYKDKNPFYKSLPKFREDCLGENKNVMKFLYPTEKSTIFLPKNFDGKQNELILKVAHSNKDAILYWYSNTTFLGTTKEMHQFAVKPTVGEYQFTVMDHLGNEIQQIVIIKE